A section of the Sphaerobacter thermophilus DSM 20745 genome encodes:
- a CDS encoding response regulator transcription factor: MSRILVVEDEPNLAQALGEYLSELGYVVEVVAHGEQAVKRATAAPPDLIVMDLMMPHLNGGEAARMLRQHAHTASIPIIAISALGNADELASVLPIDALLHKPFDLDELGEAVTTRVPPRFETPATAQPGEA, translated from the coding sequence ATGTCGCGGATTCTCGTCGTCGAGGACGAGCCGAATCTCGCGCAGGCATTGGGGGAGTACCTGAGCGAACTCGGATACGTGGTCGAGGTCGTTGCGCACGGCGAGCAGGCAGTCAAGCGAGCCACCGCGGCACCGCCGGATCTGATCGTCATGGATCTCATGATGCCGCACCTGAACGGCGGTGAGGCTGCCCGCATGCTGCGCCAGCACGCGCACACTGCGTCGATCCCGATCATCGCCATCTCCGCCCTGGGCAATGCCGATGAACTCGCCTCGGTGCTGCCGATCGACGCGCTGCTGCACAAGCCGTTCGACCTGGACGAGCTTGGCGAAGCCGTGACGACACGTGTGCCTCCCCGCTTCGAAACCCCGGCCACCGCGCAGCCGGGTGAGGCCTGA